A single genomic interval of Spirosoma taeanense harbors:
- a CDS encoding MBL fold metallo-hydrolase — translation MPLFITSLNSGSNGNCYYVGNEREAVLIDAGISCRETETRMRRLGLSMETVKAIFVSHEHSDHIRGISQLAKKYQFPVFITPGTLRSSGLSELRLPIQPLRGHEPVWIGELCITAFPKLHDAADPHSFLITCLDTRVGVFTDIGSPCTQLIDHFSQCHAAFLEANYDEQMLERGRYPYYLKHRIRGGKGHLSNQQALHLLRTHKPAFMSHLLLAHVSKENNCPNLIRELFTPHMESTELIVASRFEETPVYQIDAPRVIRSVA, via the coding sequence ATGCCCCTGTTTATCACATCTTTAAATTCAGGCAGCAATGGAAATTGCTATTACGTTGGTAACGAACGCGAAGCGGTTTTAATTGACGCCGGCATCTCCTGCCGCGAAACCGAAACGCGAATGCGGAGACTGGGTCTATCGATGGAGACCGTAAAAGCTATTTTCGTTTCCCACGAGCATTCTGACCACATTCGGGGCATTAGTCAACTGGCCAAAAAATATCAGTTTCCTGTATTTATTACCCCCGGTACGCTGCGCTCGTCAGGACTGTCGGAGCTTCGGTTACCCATTCAACCGTTGCGGGGCCATGAGCCCGTCTGGATCGGTGAATTATGCATCACGGCGTTCCCAAAACTGCACGATGCCGCTGACCCGCATAGTTTTCTGATTACCTGCCTGGATACCAGAGTGGGTGTGTTTACGGATATCGGCAGTCCCTGTACGCAACTGATCGATCATTTCAGTCAATGTCACGCTGCGTTTCTGGAAGCTAATTATGATGAGCAGATGCTGGAACGGGGCAGGTATCCTTATTACCTGAAGCATCGGATTCGGGGTGGAAAAGGTCATCTTTCCAACCAGCAGGCCTTGCATCTGCTCAGGACCCATAAGCCGGCTTTTATGAGTCATCTGCTGCTGGCTCACGTGTCTAAAGAGAACAACTGCCCAAACTTGATTCGGGAGCTATTCACACCACATATGGAAAGCACGGAACTTATTGTGGCTTCTCGTTTTGAAGAAACGCCGGTCTATCAGATTGATGCTCCCCGTGTGATCCGGTCGGTAGCCTAG
- a CDS encoding SDR family NAD(P)-dependent oxidoreductase, which yields MIALITGATSGIGRATAEAFAELDYHLILCGRRQDRLDELEEQFSEQTSVLTLNFDVRNRDEVDQAIRTLPTEWQAIDILVNNAGNAHGMAPFQDGDPADWDQMIDGNVQGLLYVSKAVVPGMVARKRGHIVNLSSIAGKQTYANGAVYCASKAAVEALSTGMRLDLTQHGIKVTNIAPGAVETEFSMVRFKGDAGRAAKVYEGFTPLTADDIADTIVYAVTAPAHVTIADLTILASAQAAATTIVRK from the coding sequence ATGATTGCACTCATCACCGGCGCCACCTCCGGTATTGGCCGGGCCACTGCCGAAGCCTTTGCCGAACTCGATTACCACCTGATTCTATGCGGTCGTCGACAGGACCGGCTGGACGAACTGGAGGAACAGTTCAGCGAACAAACGTCGGTGCTGACCCTTAACTTTGACGTCAGAAACCGGGACGAGGTAGATCAGGCTATCCGCACGCTACCTACCGAATGGCAGGCCATTGATATTTTAGTGAACAACGCCGGCAACGCTCACGGCATGGCTCCTTTTCAGGATGGCGATCCGGCCGACTGGGATCAGATGATCGACGGGAACGTACAGGGTTTGCTGTACGTCTCGAAGGCGGTGGTTCCGGGTATGGTTGCCCGGAAACGCGGGCACATCGTTAATCTGAGTTCCATTGCAGGCAAGCAGACCTACGCCAATGGAGCCGTGTACTGCGCCAGTAAAGCCGCCGTTGAAGCGCTTAGTACCGGCATGCGGCTGGATCTCACCCAGCATGGGATCAAGGTCACGAATATTGCGCCCGGCGCGGTCGAAACCGAGTTTTCAATGGTTCGCTTCAAAGGTGATGCCGGTCGGGCCGCGAAAGTGTATGAAGGGTTTACGCCCCTGACCGCCGATGACATTGCCGACACCATTGTTTATGCCGTAACGGCACCCGCCCACGTAACCATCGCCGACCTCACCATCCTGGCTTCGGCGCAGGCGGCCGCTACAACTATCGTCCGAAAATGA
- a CDS encoding glycosyltransferase family 2 protein yields MIPEFSVVIPTYQQPALLLKCLDALSRQRLPRNQFELIIVDDANSPETASAVANFTRQVAQSGGALEIRYLGQPTWRGPAAARNRGWRAARGRFIAFTDDDCLPHPDWLRAALPGLQRGAQVLMGQLRLTLPDPSTDQPSQTLCFDTGELISANCFCRRSALERVGGFEEAFNFAWREDSDLQFKFIQAGIPISRCPEAIVVHPMREMPWYTPLANERKNYYDALLYKRHPELFRQRIATDRGLILQYYASVMGIAAGVMGGVAGNSVVATVGFGIWGALSANMIWHRLLDDNEDKPRLPYAILTALATPFLSVYWRLYGAVKYRVLYW; encoded by the coding sequence ATGATCCCTGAATTTTCGGTGGTGATACCCACGTATCAGCAACCGGCTTTACTCCTGAAATGCCTTGATGCGCTGAGTCGTCAGCGTCTGCCCCGCAACCAGTTCGAACTGATTATCGTTGATGATGCCAACTCGCCCGAAACGGCCTCAGCCGTTGCGAACTTCACCCGGCAGGTGGCTCAGTCGGGTGGAGCGCTGGAAATCCGGTATCTGGGTCAGCCCACCTGGCGTGGTCCCGCAGCCGCCCGAAACCGGGGATGGCGCGCAGCCCGCGGCCGGTTCATTGCCTTCACGGATGATGATTGTCTGCCGCACCCTGACTGGCTGAGGGCTGCTCTACCGGGTTTACAGCGGGGTGCCCAGGTGCTGATGGGGCAGCTGCGGCTAACCTTACCTGATCCGTCGACGGATCAGCCTTCACAAACGCTGTGTTTTGACACGGGTGAGCTGATTTCGGCTAACTGTTTCTGCCGGAGGTCGGCGCTGGAGCGCGTCGGCGGCTTTGAGGAAGCGTTTAATTTTGCCTGGCGGGAAGACAGCGACCTGCAGTTTAAATTTATTCAGGCGGGTATTCCCATTAGCCGGTGTCCCGAAGCGATCGTTGTGCATCCCATGCGCGAAATGCCCTGGTACACCCCGCTGGCCAATGAGCGGAAAAACTATTACGATGCTTTGCTGTACAAACGGCATCCTGAATTGTTCCGGCAGCGGATTGCAACCGACCGGGGTCTTATTTTGCAATATTATGCCTCGGTAATGGGTATTGCGGCCGGGGTGATGGGCGGTGTCGCGGGTAACAGCGTTGTGGCTACGGTTGGCTTCGGTATATGGGGGGCCTTATCGGCTAATATGATCTGGCACCGGCTGCTGGATGATAATGAGGATAAACCCCGTTTACCGTATGCCATTCTGACCGCTCTGGCAACACCCTTCCTGTCGGTGTACTGGCGTTTATACGGCGCCGTGAAATACCGGGTTCTGTATTGGTAG
- a CDS encoding 3-dehydroquinate synthase, protein MDHLQQDFSVRFTYTVFFTEQLFAPSNPLLTDFFNRQLVDATPKKVLFVLDSGVVAAHPDLLTSIQTYFAQSTVRVDLIPEFLLIPGGESAKNDPSLVEQIVNAVDQFGIDRHSYVVAVGGGSVLDLVGYAAAISHRGIRHIRIPTTVLSQNDSGVGVKNGVNYRGKKNFLGTFAPPVAVFNDLTFLTTLDDRDWRSGISEAIKVALIKDKSFFEWIEANAEALAARDMSAMSYLVHRCAEMHLQHIAGGDPFEMGSSRPLDFGHWSAHKLEQLTDFDLRHGEAVAIGIALDTLYSQQIGWLSAADADRVLVTLRALGFALYHPMLDADHSAGVLKGLAEFREHLGGQLTIMLLQSLGRGEEVHEIEANKVQQAIATLRENELLTTD, encoded by the coding sequence ATGGATCACCTGCAACAAGATTTCAGCGTTCGGTTTACCTATACTGTTTTCTTTACCGAACAATTATTCGCTCCCTCCAATCCACTGCTGACCGATTTCTTTAACCGGCAGCTAGTTGATGCTACGCCTAAAAAAGTGCTGTTTGTGCTGGATTCTGGTGTTGTTGCGGCCCATCCAGATTTATTGACGTCTATCCAGACCTATTTTGCCCAGTCAACCGTTCGGGTTGACCTGATTCCTGAATTCCTCCTTATACCGGGGGGCGAGTCCGCTAAAAACGATCCGTCGCTGGTTGAGCAGATTGTGAACGCTGTTGATCAGTTCGGCATTGACCGACATTCCTACGTGGTTGCAGTTGGGGGTGGATCGGTGCTGGATCTGGTTGGCTATGCGGCTGCTATTTCGCACCGGGGTATTCGCCATATCCGGATTCCGACGACGGTTCTGTCGCAGAACGATTCGGGTGTAGGTGTCAAAAATGGGGTGAACTACCGGGGGAAAAAGAACTTCCTGGGTACGTTTGCGCCCCCGGTTGCCGTCTTTAACGACCTGACGTTTCTGACAACGCTCGATGATCGCGACTGGCGGTCGGGTATTTCGGAAGCGATTAAGGTGGCCTTGATCAAAGACAAGTCTTTCTTCGAATGGATCGAAGCAAATGCCGAAGCGCTGGCGGCCCGGGATATGTCGGCCATGAGCTACCTCGTGCATCGCTGCGCCGAAATGCACTTGCAGCACATTGCCGGCGGTGATCCCTTTGAAATGGGTTCGTCTCGGCCCCTGGATTTTGGTCACTGGAGCGCCCATAAACTGGAGCAGCTTACTGATTTCGACCTGCGTCACGGCGAGGCTGTCGCTATCGGAATCGCGCTCGATACACTGTATTCACAGCAAATTGGCTGGCTATCGGCTGCCGACGCCGACCGGGTTCTGGTAACGCTGCGCGCCCTTGGCTTTGCACTTTATCACCCAATGCTCGACGCCGATCATAGCGCCGGTGTGCTGAAAGGATTAGCTGAATTTCGCGAACACCTGGGTGGTCAGTTGACGATCATGCTGCTGCAGAGTCTGGGGCGGGGCGAAGAGGTGCACGAAATAGAGGCCAATAAAGTTCAGCAGGCCATTGCTACGCTGCGCGAAAACGAATTATTAACGACGGACTAA
- the eboE gene encoding metabolite traffic protein EboE: protein MKTPLGHLGYCTNIHAGETWVDHFAALQQAIPELKQRLSPDQPFGIGLRLSNVASEELEQPENLVAFQRWLAENNCYVFTMNGFPFGGFHNTVVKDQVHTPDWTTEARVEYTKRLFRILSVLLPVDELGNAIQGGVSTSPLSYRHWFEWEQPAARDYIFSQTTQNILEVVAELIKLRRQTDRLMHLDLEPEPDGVIETSDEFIAWFTDYLLPMGIEQLSEQFDLTDEEAEAAICEHVRLCYDVCHFAVGYERPAEVLAKLKNYGLRVGKIQISAALKAEFPADEAGRNAVRQAFEQFNEPTYLHQVVTRTKTGALLRFPDLPDALAAFDDTHNEWRAHYHVPLFVSDYGRLMSTQDDIREVLQLQAERAFTNQLEVETYTWDVLPEKLKLNLVDSIEREIKWVVQNIPD, encoded by the coding sequence ATGAAGACACCCCTTGGACACCTCGGCTACTGCACCAATATCCACGCGGGCGAAACGTGGGTCGATCATTTTGCGGCTTTACAACAGGCCATTCCGGAACTGAAACAGCGGCTTTCACCCGATCAGCCGTTCGGCATTGGCCTTCGCCTGTCCAACGTAGCGAGCGAAGAGCTGGAACAGCCCGAAAACCTCGTTGCCTTTCAGCGGTGGCTTGCTGAGAATAACTGCTATGTGTTCACCATGAATGGCTTTCCGTTCGGGGGGTTCCATAACACGGTGGTCAAAGACCAGGTACACACCCCCGATTGGACGACCGAAGCGCGGGTTGAATACACCAAGCGATTGTTTCGTATTCTGTCGGTGCTGTTGCCGGTCGATGAGCTGGGGAACGCCATTCAGGGGGGCGTGTCGACCTCGCCCTTATCGTATCGGCACTGGTTTGAATGGGAGCAGCCGGCCGCCCGCGATTATATCTTCTCGCAGACCACCCAAAACATTCTTGAGGTGGTGGCCGAACTAATCAAGTTACGTCGGCAAACCGACCGACTGATGCACCTCGATCTGGAACCTGAACCTGACGGCGTCATCGAAACCTCCGACGAGTTTATTGCCTGGTTTACGGATTACCTGCTGCCGATGGGTATCGAGCAACTCAGTGAGCAGTTCGACTTAACCGACGAAGAAGCCGAAGCGGCAATCTGCGAGCATGTCCGGCTATGCTACGACGTCTGCCATTTTGCCGTGGGATATGAACGCCCGGCCGAGGTGCTGGCCAAACTGAAAAACTATGGCCTGCGCGTCGGCAAAATCCAGATCAGCGCAGCGTTGAAAGCGGAGTTTCCAGCCGACGAAGCGGGACGTAATGCCGTTCGGCAGGCGTTCGAACAATTTAACGAACCAACGTATCTGCACCAGGTCGTAACCCGCACAAAGACCGGCGCACTGCTACGTTTCCCGGATTTGCCCGATGCGCTGGCTGCGTTCGATGATACGCATAATGAATGGCGGGCGCATTACCACGTTCCGCTGTTCGTATCCGATTACGGCCGGTTGATGTCCACGCAGGACGACATTCGGGAGGTGCTGCAGTTACAGGCCGAGCGGGCTTTTACTAACCAGCTGGAAGTCGAAACCTATACCTGGGACGTCTTGCCGGAGAAACTGAAGTTGAACCTGGTCGATTCGATTGAGCGGGAGATCAAATGGGTTGTACAGAACATACCCGATTGA
- a CDS encoding alkaline phosphatase family protein, with product MQKTIVLDVVGLSYSLIGEHTPFLKQWFAGKHQATIDPMLPALTTSVQSTYVTGKWPSETGIVGNGWYDRTDSEVKFWKQSNKLVAGEKIWERAKKIDPNFTVSKMFWWYNMYSTADYSATPRPQYPSDGMKIPDCYTHPGDLRDRLTQELGTFPLFQFWGPATTIKSSRWIADASMLVDKWHNPTLTLIYLPHLDYCLQKFGQDFGKVGNDLREIDDVCRDLIQYYEKQGAEVIVLSEYGITNVSRPIHINRILREAGLIRYREERGLEVFDAGASPAFATPDHQIAHVYINDPMVYDKVRSMLEKTPGVERVLDKEQQKEYHIDHERSGDFVVIADAESWFTYYYWLDDARAPDYARLVAIHQKPGYDPVEMFMDQTNPLIKLRAGYKLGRKLLGFRYLMDVISLDATLVKGSHGRIGTAREHHPVFVSSRNVGNSLSATAVYDQIWETIAAGVMA from the coding sequence ATGCAAAAGACCATAGTACTCGACGTTGTAGGCCTGTCGTATTCGCTGATTGGTGAACACACGCCCTTTCTGAAACAGTGGTTTGCTGGTAAACACCAGGCCACAATTGATCCTATGCTGCCGGCCCTTACTACCTCGGTGCAGTCAACCTACGTAACAGGCAAATGGCCGAGCGAAACCGGAATCGTTGGCAACGGCTGGTATGACCGGACCGACTCGGAAGTGAAATTCTGGAAGCAGTCGAACAAGCTCGTGGCGGGCGAAAAAATCTGGGAACGGGCCAAAAAGATTGATCCTAATTTTACGGTCTCGAAGATGTTCTGGTGGTATAATATGTACTCCACCGCCGACTATTCGGCTACGCCCCGGCCGCAGTATCCCTCCGATGGGATGAAAATTCCGGACTGCTATACCCACCCCGGCGACCTGCGGGATAGGCTTACCCAAGAACTTGGCACGTTTCCCTTGTTTCAGTTCTGGGGCCCCGCCACAACAATTAAAAGCAGTCGCTGGATTGCCGATGCGTCGATGCTGGTCGATAAATGGCATAACCCAACGCTCACGCTGATCTATTTGCCGCATCTGGACTACTGCCTGCAGAAATTCGGTCAGGATTTTGGTAAGGTGGGTAACGATCTGCGCGAGATCGACGACGTTTGCCGTGATCTGATCCAGTATTACGAAAAACAGGGTGCCGAGGTGATTGTGCTGTCGGAATACGGCATTACGAACGTCAGCCGCCCTATTCATATCAACCGGATTCTGCGCGAAGCGGGTCTGATTCGCTACCGTGAAGAGCGGGGCCTGGAAGTGTTTGATGCGGGCGCTTCGCCGGCCTTCGCGACGCCCGATCACCAGATCGCTCACGTGTATATCAACGACCCGATGGTTTATGACAAAGTGCGATCGATGCTGGAGAAGACGCCGGGCGTTGAACGGGTGCTGGATAAAGAACAGCAGAAAGAATACCACATCGACCACGAACGTTCCGGCGATTTTGTGGTCATTGCCGATGCCGAGAGCTGGTTTACGTATTACTACTGGCTCGACGACGCCCGCGCTCCGGATTACGCCCGGCTGGTGGCTATTCACCAAAAGCCCGGCTACGATCCCGTTGAAATGTTCATGGACCAGACCAATCCGCTGATTAAGCTCCGAGCTGGTTATAAACTTGGTCGGAAGCTGCTTGGGTTCCGGTATCTGATGGATGTGATCTCGCTCGACGCAACGCTGGTGAAAGGCTCGCACGGGCGCATTGGAACGGCGCGGGAACACCATCCGGTTTTCGTCAGCAGCCGGAATGTAGGTAATTCGCTGTCGGCAACGGCTGTTTATGACCAGATATGGGAAACAATAGCGGCCGGCGTTATGGCCTGA
- a CDS encoding metallophosphoesterase, translated as MKSLIVLALLSFGLLAGLSAQPTSQTVVAVGATWKFLNQNGDQGTVWRTETFNDASWSVGPSPLGYSPNNSDAASTTICNGCSGCTCTDCAPDCNTKRITTYFRHTVNLSDVTGTFSIRYQRDDGIVIYVNGTEVHRENLPEAPATITYSTTATAIPSDDEERAWKTVTMNPSSLFHTGNNVIAAEIHQTSASSSDIRFNMEVTFTPVATPLVRGPYLQMGTPHEMTLRWRTSTVSTGRVRYWTTEPGSQTFTADETSATTEHEKRLTGLTPSTRYFYTIGATDGSVLQGTPDNYFYTSPPLGIPEKTRIWLIGDFGTGGARQIDVKNGFKTFAGSEYIDMWIWLGDNAYSAGGTRDGRDSVYQLNVFNVYGPDRFMRQTPFYATPGNHDYYSTEARRIDHAIDYFNIVSNFRGGAGNDKEEYYSFNHGNIHIVSLDSYGYESGQGTAIFAPAGPQMTWLRADLEAAKANPAITWTLVFLHHPPYTNGTHDSDSEAELTNIRQQLVPILDQYRVDLLIGGHSHVYERTKLIKGHTGPSSTFDPNVHNAPPANNEPTPNFYYKNRMAPTNEGVMYIVNGTGGAAGKGSIPQHPAMDVSLDEGGSLYLEVEGNQLIGKFIGLNGAVKDEFTMIKTESVANTTNTLLGTDAGASLNTESQQNTLVGYQAGYHTTSSANLMFGYKAGYNNTTGNFNTFLGVQAGLSNTTGSANYIMGTNAGVANTTGSGNYFLGDNAGSGNTTGGFNIYIGANAASGAGVNGDNNLAIGFESGRANVGGFNNTFLGFRADAGANNLTNATAIGNNARVNQSNSIVLGNSANVGIGTSTPQNRLEIVGANNAGGLRITNLRSTTPATLLNQTKFLTVNANGDVVLGSINNSARATSLLWEQQGNNLRNVNAGSVIIGEGISRMPADYNLFVSKGILTQKVKVAVRNTADWSDRVFEDAYHLRPLPEVEQYVRTNRHLPGIPSAEQVVSQGIDLAWINAKLLEKIEELTLYVVQLEKNSRKLGAENAHLQQQITKLNAFAQRQAQLERRVRLLTQPPSAAKPK; from the coding sequence ATGAAGTCTCTTATCGTTCTAGCATTGCTGTCATTTGGGCTTCTCGCGGGCCTGTCTGCACAGCCTACCAGTCAAACTGTCGTTGCCGTTGGGGCTACCTGGAAATTTCTAAATCAAAACGGCGACCAGGGTACTGTCTGGCGAACCGAAACCTTTAATGACGCGTCCTGGTCGGTGGGGCCATCACCCCTGGGCTACTCACCCAATAATTCGGATGCGGCTAGCACGACTATCTGCAACGGCTGTTCCGGCTGTACCTGTACCGATTGTGCGCCCGACTGTAACACCAAGCGCATTACAACTTACTTCAGACACACGGTCAACCTGAGCGATGTTACCGGAACCTTTTCAATTCGCTACCAGCGCGATGATGGCATTGTCATCTATGTGAACGGCACAGAAGTTCATCGCGAAAATCTCCCGGAAGCACCCGCTACCATCACCTACTCAACCACAGCTACTGCCATTCCAAGCGATGACGAGGAGCGGGCCTGGAAAACCGTGACTATGAACCCAAGCAGCCTGTTCCATACGGGAAATAACGTCATTGCCGCCGAGATTCATCAGACGAGTGCCTCCAGTTCCGACATTCGCTTTAACATGGAAGTTACGTTTACGCCGGTTGCTACACCGCTGGTCCGGGGGCCGTATCTGCAAATGGGGACACCTCATGAAATGACCCTGCGCTGGCGCACCTCAACGGTTTCGACCGGTAGGGTGCGTTACTGGACCACTGAACCAGGCAGTCAGACCTTTACTGCCGACGAGACATCGGCGACGACCGAACACGAGAAACGCCTGACGGGCCTAACTCCGTCAACCCGTTATTTCTACACAATAGGCGCTACCGACGGCTCTGTGCTGCAGGGCACACCCGACAATTACTTTTATACGTCACCCCCATTAGGCATTCCTGAAAAAACGCGCATATGGCTAATCGGCGATTTTGGAACTGGGGGAGCCCGCCAGATTGACGTAAAAAATGGCTTCAAAACCTTCGCCGGCAGCGAGTATATCGATATGTGGATCTGGCTGGGCGATAATGCCTATAGTGCAGGCGGGACAAGAGATGGGCGGGACTCGGTCTATCAGCTCAATGTCTTCAATGTATACGGTCCGGACCGGTTTATGCGACAGACTCCTTTTTACGCTACCCCCGGCAACCACGATTATTACAGCACCGAAGCCCGACGAATAGACCATGCCATCGATTATTTCAATATAGTCAGCAATTTTCGGGGTGGGGCTGGTAACGACAAAGAAGAGTATTACTCCTTTAACCACGGCAATATCCACATTGTCAGTCTCGACAGCTATGGCTACGAGAGTGGCCAGGGTACAGCCATCTTCGCTCCGGCTGGGCCGCAGATGACCTGGCTCAGAGCCGACCTGGAAGCCGCCAAAGCAAATCCCGCCATTACGTGGACCCTGGTTTTCCTGCACCATCCGCCGTACACCAATGGCACGCACGACTCCGACAGCGAAGCCGAACTGACAAACATTCGCCAGCAACTGGTACCTATACTGGATCAGTACCGGGTTGATCTCTTAATCGGCGGACACAGCCATGTGTATGAACGCACCAAGCTGATAAAAGGCCATACGGGTCCATCCAGTACGTTCGACCCCAATGTGCACAATGCCCCGCCCGCCAACAATGAGCCAACGCCCAATTTTTATTACAAGAACCGAATGGCGCCGACCAACGAGGGCGTCATGTATATCGTAAATGGCACGGGCGGAGCAGCCGGAAAAGGGTCTATCCCCCAGCACCCGGCGATGGATGTTTCGCTGGATGAAGGCGGCTCGCTGTATCTGGAAGTAGAGGGGAATCAACTCATTGGAAAATTTATTGGTTTGAACGGAGCGGTGAAAGACGAGTTCACCATGATCAAAACAGAATCGGTAGCCAATACGACTAACACCCTCCTGGGTACTGATGCCGGAGCTAGTCTGAACACAGAAAGTCAGCAGAATACCCTGGTGGGTTATCAGGCTGGCTACCACACGACCTCTTCAGCCAATCTGATGTTTGGCTATAAAGCTGGCTACAACAACACAACCGGCAACTTCAACACCTTCCTGGGTGTACAGGCCGGATTAAGTAATACGACCGGTTCTGCCAACTATATCATGGGTACCAACGCGGGCGTGGCTAATACGACGGGTTCGGGTAACTATTTCCTGGGGGATAACGCCGGCAGCGGCAATACGACCGGCGGCTTTAATATTTACATCGGGGCCAATGCCGCGTCTGGGGCAGGCGTTAACGGCGACAATAACCTGGCCATTGGCTTTGAATCCGGCCGGGCTAACGTTGGTGGCTTCAACAATACCTTTCTGGGCTTCCGGGCCGATGCCGGCGCGAACAACCTGACCAATGCTACTGCTATCGGCAACAATGCCCGGGTAAATCAGAGTAACAGTATTGTGCTGGGCAATAGTGCTAATGTTGGTATTGGCACTTCAACGCCACAAAACCGCCTGGAAATCGTTGGTGCCAACAATGCTGGGGGATTACGTATAACGAATCTGCGATCAACCACACCGGCGACTCTCCTGAACCAGACTAAATTTCTAACCGTCAACGCCAATGGTGACGTAGTGCTGGGCAGCATCAACAACTCCGCCCGCGCAACGTCTCTGCTTTGGGAGCAGCAGGGCAATAACCTGCGCAACGTGAACGCGGGTAGCGTTATTATTGGCGAGGGAATTTCCCGAATGCCCGCCGACTATAACCTGTTCGTGTCCAAAGGAATCCTGACCCAGAAAGTGAAGGTAGCCGTGAGAAACACAGCCGACTGGAGCGACCGCGTGTTTGAAGACGCCTACCACCTCCGTCCGCTACCGGAAGTCGAGCAGTATGTGCGCACCAACCGGCATCTGCCGGGCATTCCGTCAGCCGAGCAGGTCGTCAGTCAGGGCATTGATCTGGCCTGGATTAATGCGAAACTGCTGGAAAAAATCGAAGAACTCACGTTGTATGTCGTTCAGCTGGAAAAAAACAGCCGCAAGCTGGGAGCTGAGAACGCCCATTTACAGCAACAGATTACTAAACTCAATGCATTTGCCCAGAGACAGGCACAACTGGAACGTCGGGTTAGACTATTAACCCAACCGCCATCCGCAGCGAAACCCAAATAA